In the genome of Bremerella sp. JC817, one region contains:
- a CDS encoding tetratricopeptide repeat protein, with protein sequence MYIRFAIALLFCLAGFSMAWADSGLDDDRRMIDGLLQRQLFVLAERYAAERIVSDAVSPTDRAEMGAELVRAYTLHAMSSSPYERDRWWKAAASVLPQFQTQFPDSAALIIIQVQSANSLLARLRLLRQEGEVFNDEAKLAEAQTLAAEVVQQYEQLQKSVDEMLRLSHSARQPGPFTPDQLLALSRRVTLSQAEAFEEQGLSYPLDSLDRTSGMSQAIQTVEPLTKLRPDTGVLWPSRLLEMRALRSLGRLDEADARAAFLLQQQPPAQVALAANAERIRVALARNDLEAATQIINQGRELDGQISPEFDFACFETFLELWKQAEEAKNAGDVQKWQNRSAAVVKQLDQLHGSYWARRAEQQLTGTASTGGTENLDLIRRTAEGYVRQQQWAEALKNYDLGAAAARRSNQGSGEYEMRLAAAAVALKANDLPDAVRRLRETALEFPAQKDASLRHLTAAYYQSQIARQSNPPQLEPYIALLRENLSHWPEGEPAAQAAMWLAQIEFSQGHWRQATEAYLQIPPTSTHFASAVEGVRQASLKWFQTSASNGQLVPMDVKKVIDYFEKVILQSSPEGPEWTPTMRLAAESAAQLWLNYTNQGYGSAKALLDVALQANPNAPEGWRSRLESLQVIALAGLGNLNEAKAKLQQARDDSPTHLFEVLQALGQMSGTASPMVRPQIAEIELTVIGMLKPNLGQLDAAMQMVIHLREAEALAASGKLDAAIQVYQQLVADHPNEEEVQLGLARMLSRGSTKPLQEQALTHWRTISRKSRTKSPAWYEAKLEIARCHVKLGDPEEAKQVVRYLQTLYPDMGGPEMKSRFVHLMQQISNP encoded by the coding sequence GTGTACATTCGTTTCGCCATCGCGCTGCTCTTCTGCCTGGCTGGTTTCTCCATGGCCTGGGCGGACTCTGGTCTGGACGATGATCGTCGGATGATCGACGGTTTGTTGCAGCGTCAGCTATTTGTCCTGGCAGAACGATACGCTGCCGAACGAATCGTTTCCGACGCGGTCTCGCCAACCGATCGCGCCGAAATGGGTGCGGAACTGGTACGTGCTTACACGCTGCACGCCATGAGCAGCTCGCCTTACGAACGCGATCGCTGGTGGAAAGCGGCCGCCTCGGTCTTGCCGCAATTTCAAACGCAGTTCCCGGACTCGGCCGCGCTGATCATCATTCAGGTGCAATCGGCTAACAGCTTGTTGGCTCGCCTTCGCTTACTGCGACAGGAAGGGGAAGTCTTCAACGACGAAGCTAAACTAGCCGAAGCCCAGACGCTCGCCGCCGAGGTTGTGCAGCAATACGAACAGCTGCAAAAGTCAGTCGACGAAATGCTGCGACTCTCGCACAGCGCTCGCCAGCCAGGGCCTTTCACGCCAGATCAGTTGCTGGCCCTTTCCCGCCGCGTGACACTGAGCCAGGCCGAGGCGTTCGAGGAACAAGGGTTGTCGTACCCGCTCGATTCGCTCGATCGAACCAGTGGTATGAGCCAGGCCATCCAAACGGTCGAACCGCTCACCAAGCTTCGCCCCGACACAGGCGTGCTGTGGCCTTCGCGTTTGCTCGAGATGCGTGCGCTGCGTTCGCTAGGCCGGTTGGACGAAGCTGACGCTCGGGCCGCCTTCCTCCTGCAGCAGCAGCCGCCTGCTCAAGTCGCTCTGGCCGCCAACGCCGAGCGGATTCGCGTGGCGCTGGCTCGCAACGACCTGGAAGCCGCGACGCAGATCATTAATCAGGGACGCGAACTGGACGGGCAGATTTCACCCGAGTTCGACTTCGCCTGCTTCGAGACTTTTCTGGAGTTATGGAAACAAGCGGAAGAAGCAAAGAACGCGGGCGACGTTCAGAAGTGGCAAAATCGCTCAGCCGCGGTGGTGAAGCAACTCGATCAACTGCATGGCTCGTACTGGGCCCGGCGAGCCGAACAGCAGCTAACCGGCACCGCCTCGACAGGCGGAACGGAAAACCTCGACCTGATTCGTCGCACGGCGGAAGGGTACGTTCGGCAGCAGCAGTGGGCCGAGGCACTTAAGAACTATGACCTGGGAGCCGCGGCCGCTCGTCGCTCGAACCAGGGAAGTGGTGAATATGAAATGCGATTGGCAGCCGCTGCCGTCGCATTGAAAGCGAACGATCTGCCCGATGCCGTTCGACGTTTGCGAGAAACGGCGTTGGAATTTCCTGCCCAGAAGGATGCTTCGCTCCGACATCTGACGGCGGCTTATTACCAGTCGCAAATTGCCCGGCAGTCCAATCCCCCGCAGCTCGAACCGTACATCGCCTTGCTGCGCGAGAACCTCAGCCATTGGCCCGAAGGGGAACCAGCCGCTCAGGCCGCCATGTGGCTAGCTCAGATCGAGTTTTCGCAAGGGCATTGGCGACAAGCGACCGAGGCCTATCTGCAGATCCCGCCGACATCGACGCACTTCGCCTCGGCGGTTGAAGGTGTTCGTCAGGCATCCTTGAAATGGTTCCAAACTTCGGCCAGCAATGGTCAGTTGGTTCCCATGGATGTGAAGAAGGTGATCGACTACTTCGAGAAAGTCATCCTGCAAAGTTCACCCGAGGGTCCCGAGTGGACACCTACCATGCGTCTGGCCGCCGAGAGCGCGGCCCAGCTGTGGTTGAATTACACCAACCAAGGATACGGTAGCGCGAAGGCGCTGCTGGATGTTGCCTTGCAAGCCAATCCGAACGCACCGGAAGGGTGGCGAAGTCGGTTGGAATCGTTACAGGTGATTGCCTTGGCAGGACTGGGCAACCTGAACGAAGCGAAGGCCAAACTGCAGCAGGCCCGCGACGACAGCCCGACCCACTTGTTCGAGGTCCTGCAGGCGCTGGGACAGATGTCAGGCACCGCCTCGCCGATGGTTCGACCCCAGATTGCGGAAATCGAGCTGACCGTGATCGGCATGTTGAAGCCCAATCTCGGCCAGCTGGATGCCGCGATGCAGATGGTGATTCACCTTCGTGAAGCGGAAGCCTTGGCCGCCAGCGGCAAGCTGGATGCGGCGATTCAGGTCTATCAGCAACTGGTGGCCGATCATCCGAACGAAGAAGAGGTTCAGCTTGGCCTGGCGCGGATGTTATCGCGAGGATCGACGAAGCCGCTCCAAGAGCAAGCGCTGACGCATTGGCGAACGATCAGTCGCAAGAGCCGGACAAAGTCGCCAGCCTGGTATGAAGCCAAACTGGAAATTGCCCGGTGTCATGTGAAGCTCGGGGATCCCGAAGAAGCGAAGCAGGTGGTTCGCTATCTGCAAACGCTTTATCCCGATATGGGCGGGCCCGAAATGAAATCTCGTTTCGTGCACTTGATGCAACAAATCTCGAATCCTTAA